The Silene latifolia isolate original U9 population chromosome 4, ASM4854445v1, whole genome shotgun sequence region AGTTAAACTGGTAAAGCAAGTTGGAAATATTATCATAACTTCTGATATAACCTTGTATGAGGTTTTATTTGTGCCAGACTTCAAACACAATCTCTTATCTTTAGGGAAATTGATCTCCAAAAATAATCTGCTGATACATTTTGATAATGCAAAATGTGTCATACAGGACCATGAGAATCATGTGTTGGCTGTTGGGCAGAAAGATGGAGGTTTATACAAGTTGAAGCATTTGATAATGCAAGTTTCTAGAGTCAATAGACTTGATGTTGTAAATACTAATAATGATTTTGTGTCTGTATGCTGTCAATGTTCTTCTGCTGATAGGTGTAAGGCACATAATGCTATTGATTTACTACATGCACGTTTAGGTCACACTTGATTGTAAAATTGCAAAGATATTCCTGGAATCAAAGTGGTGATTTACGATCTTTTACTTGTGATATTTGTGTTATGGCCAAAATTCATAAATTGTCTTTCCTTAGAGATTCTTCCAGAGCTGTTGCTTTGTTTGATCTCATTCATATAGACCTTTGGGGACCTTATAAAATTGCATCCATCACAAATGCACACTATTTCCTCACCATAGTAGAAGATCACTCTAGGGTTACTTGGACCTTTTTGTTAAAGGACAAAACACAAGTAGCATCTACTGTAGAGAGTTTCTTTAATCAGGTTAGAACACAATATGGAAAGTGTATAAAGATTGTCAGAAGTGATAATGGGACAGAAGTTGTCCAAGAATCCTGCCTGAGGTTGTTCAGTGAGAAAGGAGTGTTACATCAGAAGAGTGCACCAGGTGTGCCACAACAGAATGGAAGGGTAGAGAGAAAACATCGTCATTTGGTTGAGACCGCTAGAGCTATTATGCTAAATGCCAACTTGACCAAAAGGTTTTGGGGTGAGGCTTTGCTAGCTGCCACCTATATCATCAATAAACTTCCCACTCCAATATTATCTTGGAAAACACCTTACGAGATTCTGCTGGGTAATCCTCCTATTTATGATCAGATGAGAATCATAGGTTGCCTATGTTTTGCTCTAATACCTTCCAGATATAGAGATAAGTTCCAATCAAAAGGGAGGAGGTGTGTGTTCCTTGGGTATCCTCATGGTCAGAAGGCATATAAATTGTTTGATCTGGACTCACAGAAACTTATTGTAAGTCGTGATGTTATATTCCATGAACATGTCTTTCCCTACAAGACTCAAATCAAAGACACTACTACTACTCCCACTCAAGATGATAATTTCTTTGATTATCATTTTGTTCCTGATTCAGAAGAGGTTCACACACAAAGCATTCCTGATCTTACAAGTAATACTCAAATATCTTCCAACAATAATGACAATACAACCTTCCATGATAATAGTGTTCATATCAACAATAATGAAATCcctccaaataataatgcaatcAGTATTACTCAGGATCACCCTAGTAATAATCAGAATATTAATAATCCTAGGCAGTCAAATAGAGCTAGGCAACCACCCCCAAGATTCAAGGATTTTGTATGTCCTACTCTGAATACTGTTGCCTCAAATTCTGTGGATCAATTACATTTTTCACTCCTTGATCAGTCCACATATCCTGAACACTTAACACACTCATTGAATAATGTCATGACTGTGGAAGAACCAACCACTTACATGCAAGCCAAGGTCAGTCCAGAATGGGTTCAAGCTATGTCCAAAGAACTTGAAGCATTAGAAAAGAATGGTACTTGGGACTTGACTACTTTACCAGCGGGTCACAAGCCAATTGGCTGCAAGTGGGTATACAAGGTTAAATTTCATGCAGATGGTACAGTTGAGAGATATAAAGCAAGGTTAGTAGCTAAGGGCTTTAATCAAATTGAGGGAAAGGATTATAAGAACACATTTTCTCCTGTTGCCAAGTTCTCCACTGTTAGGGTTCTTTTAGCTATTTCCTCAATAAAAAGTTGGCCTATTTACCAATTAGACATCAATAatatttaatgagaataatcCATACTATGTCTCGTCTTCTCAAATTAATCCCAACTATACTTTAACCCATATTAATCCGATCTTTATAATCATTTTTCTTATACACCAGCCTTATGTTAGACTTGTTATAACCGGTGAAGAGTGAACCTTTGTAGGTTTCTTtaaatcttcatcttcttcagtCTGTTTCGTTTTTCAATGACTTTTTTTACCAGTAAACCCATGAGCAACTAATCCCATTTTTTTACCTCTTTATTTGCATGACTCGCGTGATCTTAATCCTATTTGTCTTCAAATATCTCATTGAAACTTTAATTATTTTCCCCAAATTTCTCAATTCAATCAAAAACCCATTAATTATTTCTTCAAACACTAACTACCCATTACTCAATTTCCCCATAAAATCTAGGGTTGTCAAAATTTGATATATCTTTAGATTTGCTACAACCGTTTTACTTTAGTAATTTTCACTTATCTACTCTTTATAGTTATTGTACTCCACTTTTTACTCACCTACTATCATCTCCGTCCTTCATCATCTCTCTAATTCGTCAGACGCCATTGTAGTAGAATCAACGGAGAAGGTAAAAGAaaattcgattttgatttttcatcTGGGGTTTTAGATTGAGAGGATTTTGGAGGTCTCAGTGGGTGGTAATTCAGATTATTCTGCTCCTTTGGTTACACAACTTCAATGAGAATTCAATAGTCACTGTTAGAACATAAGGCAGAGAATCTGAGCAGCTGTGACTCTGTGAGGTGAATGTCGATGTGAAGATTAGCATTCTGACAACTTCAAAACAAGTGTATATTATGGGAATGCTGGTGTATACGGGGTTCATTGAGTTTTGATTGTTTGAAGATTGGTAAAGAAGGAAGATGATGGATGATAAAGATTGGCAAATTAGGTGAGAACAAAGAAACAAAAATGGTGGTTCAAATAATAAAAGGGGAAAGGGGTAACTTGTTTAACAGGTTGCCCTTCCAATAAAGCGATATAAGAAAAATGAGTGTAAAGATCGGATTAATACGGGTTAAAGTATGGTTGGGATTAATTTGAGAAGACGAGGCATACTTTGgattatttttattaaataacCCTTTATTTTATGCATTGGGCACATTTTTATAGAAAAAAAATTATTCGCTCATGCGAGTCCTGTCTTAAGGAACACTCGGTAGCGCTGGACTGCTTACATAAAATGATCCATGGGTTAACTTGGGCCTTTGACTTGTAGAACTTTTAAGGAACATGCATGTAAGCTCTTACAAAACTGGGCTATGGGCTCGCAATTCTTTGATCTTGCTACATAAGCTCCTACAAAGTGGCTGCATATGCATATAATTAAGAAGTGTAAACATAATGAAAGTCTACCAAGACGGAAACCCGACTTGATTTAGAAATTATTACCAATATATACAAGGAATATTAcagaagacaagacaagttttCATGAATACACATTTAGAAGCAGATGAAGATCTTAAAAATGTCTCTTGAtctatgtaccaaaaaaaaaaaggattaatGGATATAAATACTCTAAACTATGCGTGTACTGCTTAAAATACTCCAAACtctattttaactaccaataaaacCAACTAGTGCCTCTGTTTGCTTTCATTACAATATGTGACTGGCTACCTGctatgtgacacccctcgatgaggcatcaaaagaactattaaatctaagcggaaaataagggatttttaaaacctttaaagtttaaagtgtgaaatccaccataagtgatcaaacgaaaatgaaaagtaagatgaataagttttacaattaaaaacgaagtgcgttggggaaaagatatcccacgaagttttacttgtttgttgttgattgagttttgtgtggaatctctcttggtggtttgaagatttgtaagaggagagtatgaaaatggtgtttgtgtttgtggtggtgttgctgaaattgtgaggaaggaggaggggttagggtttccctcattattttgatgaggaggaaggagtagtaggtgagtccattggtcatactaggcccaataagcaaaattgagtcgatatacacatgaatttacgtctcaagcccactacaactcaagacggagaatattattattattatcattattatccgaccaaaatatttattttgtataacttaagctttaaaaatataatatttataaaaatcatgtttaataatgaaattaattaaattaaataatttaaaatataaataagaccatagaatggttaattaaattataaatgtcaaaatggaaaattcgcgggtgttacaatcaccccatcttttaaaaagtttcgtcctcgaaacttgaaggtagaaaagaaaggttataaaaagtaaaactgaacttttaaaattggtaaccaaaacaataaaaggttacttatcgtaagaatcaaaatcctttcagaagtctcaaataaaattttaaaataaacgattctcatcaaaggaacgaaaatgctctcgttgcgcattcaagaacatcacattccaaatcgaagatatggtcaaaagcaaatcatttgtataaatcaaaaattaaaatactttcaaaaacattaatgaagagttttcaaaggtataagtctcattcatggaacgaaattgctcttgtcgtgcacacaagaaagctaactttccaagtcaaagacaaatttaaaacagaaatcactcgccgacaagcgtagaacaagttattaaacgtttcaaataacgagttctaacatccgatcaacgtcaaaatcgaaagaaaaaggtaattcactcaaattttcttttgccaaaGCCAAATTAGAGatagaggtttcacttttaaactcaaatggagtcaaatttccgaaaatataatattaaactctgACAAAGGAATCATAAGTaggtcaaagttagttagaaattgagcaaaattaaaagtaactcgggtttagcaattaaaatcaataaaaaggagttgtactcatagaacaaaaggagaactaaatcaaattcccattttcaaacctttaaaataggtagggttttataaaagtaacataaacttttaacaatggatcaaaagtggtagcttgaaatgtttagaaatagtacgaaatgaagagaacttagatatcatgaacacaaggtacgctaagagggttcaaactttaccaacaaaagagctatgatgaacttcctaggagaagtGTTGAAATCGAGTCTACGaggatatcaaagattgaatttcacaagttacgagtatcaaatttaaaggaggagcatgatgaagcgaagaagagaggtatgaacggaaatgCTCATGCTTAAGGAAGGAAGGAATttaaacaacaaggaaacgccagaaagtcaaatctcaaacaacaaagtCATCCTGAACGGTAACTCATGACCACATAACtcccaagaatttcctcaaaatacttgcacactttactcctatgctatcccgtgggtcaagtcactccaccacaattgtgattccataaccctcaaatataagtcatctataaacgatttccacgaaggatcaaaactactaacagagttacacacataaccaactatcgactactaggagttctcactatggtaaaatccttaatcaaaggtcaaaatctcaaggtcttcatactttctaacactccaaaccaaaatcttattcacacccgaattcacaagcatagatgatcacattccccaaatcataaagaccaccaaccaaaagtaaataggtttgtcatacaatttttcctacccaactcaactcgagttccactaatccaattttgacgaaattaaggttcacaaagaatcctcaaagagcatctcactcactctacaacgtagccaacaatgccatcactccactaaagaaacaagagcaataattaggtcaagaaatgataggaaatttcaatgggatacatgaacatgacgaggtgtgagattaaaggagtcaatagtaaaggtaactagttaacaccagtaagagacattagaattagagaggtattcaaggcaaggaaacgacaagtaaacttttatacttaagaaataaatctaatcaaggtatgaacgaagggaaggaagatgattaaaggtacgagggggattttagggcttaaaccatacactttctaagacttaaggttctctctaacaaggtcacgcctatttggatattgtaccatcataacaaaacgaccaaattccaaaacgagggtcaaggcaattcatctcattccttatatgcaagtctctcttaaaggattacacctctatgactgatcaaggtaaaaataaacgctcgcttaagggttgatgAATTGGTTAGATTCgttgttcacctatcctatcacatattaggatttctctaaagcaaatctaccactcaagtataaaagcacccATTTATCTCAAGTACTTgatacaacctcaatgttttaaaaaccaaagaaagaattaacaaagacttctcaacaaaattctcaagggacaactaacatcaaatcgcatcaccaatctatacggaatcattaacatctaaaaatgggtctCCTTCCAAGCTCCTATCATAaatttatctcatgtttactcctaaggtgacgacgctcaacctactaagctttcaaatcccaaacataaacaacaaagccaagttctataactttaatcacataggcaactcattcctaacacaaagaatccaccaatcaattatactcacttggtCAAggcactaggtataagaatcactaagtatttatcatcacattacctaagcctttctaacatcacgacctctcaaaaccggggttaagggtcaaacacaaacaaactccacaaaagccAACTTATCTGACCgaagttaacattccataaggcaaaAATGAAGGTATACAAGAGGGGCATTATAAGGAGAAAAGGTACAAAGGCAGCTCCAAGATATggaataagagttgcgaaagGCATAGAAGCACAAGGATAAGGGAATATGACAAGGTGCTCGAAGAGAGGGAGGTATCTTCAAGACGGTAAAGACATTCTTCAAGAGTAAGAGATCCGTATGCAAGATGTTATGTAAGGAGAAACAAAAACGAAGAATAGGTCGGGTGGGTACCAAACTAGCTTCAAAGGTAaagcaaaagagagtttagaaaagaaggatgagcatcacgggataaaagtaaggaaaggtggatcaaggatagaaaacacacccataacggtgtcgggaggaacggcggttccgacttgattctcgacaagaatgactcttcttggctcggcttccggagcatgagggagaggaggaggggtagtcttcttctcggggcaattcttgaagagatgtccgggcttcttgcaatggtaacacttcaagggcatatcatagcatccaatcccggggtgataagcttgcccacacttgaagcacttgcggttctccctaagcctattagtagatgtagggacttgtccttttggctcttgcactattggctcttgtcctccatggtcttgtactctttgtccttggactctcggcACCAACCTCTTCTTGCTAGAAGGTGATGAAGGTGAGGGCACAAAGGGTCTCTTGCCACGACGGATAGGGCAATGATTCACTTGAGCATTGGCATTccgttgattccgaagaattagagtaagagcttccatgatagtattctccaccttggttggtcgtaccatcttctcaagacacccaaagagtcaaccatgttagcacctaacaaatagcatgcacaaagagactaccaacttaggtccttagttctatccatctctcattcattattcaaggtcaagttcaaggttaaattcggggtacacgtgtgtgcgtcgggagcaacatatgctcgataccaatctgtgacacccctcgatgaggcatcaaaagaactattaaatctaagcggaaaataagggatttttaaaacctttaaagtttaaagtgtgaaatccaccataagtgatcaaacgaaaatgaaaagtaagatgaataagttttacaattaaaaacgaagtgcgttggggaaaagatatcccacgaataaacacaagtctaacgataggttagtctaagcaaactataactaaggtccaaggttcaacgttctcgctagctcacacgtcttccccataatctgcatcacaaacctgtcattcatgtaaacatgaacgccacagtcagtggggagtaactcagggttctctcAGCCACAATAtatcaaaatgcacataagcaagaacttaattaaacatattgatcatgcatcatacttgaataatatgaacaagggaatataaacgataatcataatgagataggcacattgcattcttaatgagataggcatggtacattatattaaacatgcattcaaggtaaccaaaacatggatatgagattaggcatcgaatcatatgaagaaggtaagcaacggatcaattgaatagaaaatacatggatggaaaccaatagccattacttgaaaacctcttaacaaccatagcacgggacgtggctactaatgtcacatttatacttatggcttgcatctcaccataagaacggatgggaacatcaatcccggcgatcatatcgcaactaggggcttgcatctcaccactagtatccgataggaccaagactctcacaaacaatcatagaagacgtgcactctcatatataagaacacgccaatgaccgtaacaagcaagacatttacaaaggattgactcaaaataagacaaacccctagactccaacctcctggtaggacgacgctcataatacggtcctagtctaaatctggccagactctcgggatggacgacacccgattcgacatacaatcccaaatcgtatccaagactcgatccatgacacctagccgttccccaaggtcgagtaaccccaaatcggaaccatggtacctagccgtaccccaaagtccgaagaggcggaaggaagataacCCAACTCGGAAAtaatggcacctaatcgtgacccaatgtccgagggcaaataaataaggaatgtcgagtagtcacacaatgtaaaccgtcacactccggtcacaaatacgagtaacaatgattatataaacataacgtaaacaattcatgtgaagcatgcataagtacaagagtataacaaatatcaagtactcccatgataaaagggtctcaacacatcatacacaagaattagaaccaaagttaagatgcatacccaacaagaaactcaaaacccactctataacaacaagtttagtactcgactacaacaagggtcaacttcaaatggtcataacttgagttctatacatgataatgaggtgaaaccggttggaggtgatagcttatcctcttacggttctaacggtaggtcataagcctcaaacaaacaagtaacgaagaagttatggccattttacgaaaactggtccagGCTATGTGCGCAGCTTGCGCCGAGGTGCGCAGCCTGCGCTgaggtgcgcagcctgcgccgaggtgcgcagcctgcgccgtggtgctgatttgcacgacacaacaaattcaccttcatccccaaatcatttttttatcatgccattacAATCCTAATTCCACCATATATTACCCAAGCAACTTTATAcaagtattaagggtgaaatcaaagcataaaagaaggattaaaacacaaggttcgattcaaattcaaacaattccaaactaacaaattcgtgacataattaaatacaattattaagcatgaataagacggtttctttactaattcatccatgtatACAAAATACTAGAAAATTCTTCAAACCACCAAGAGAGATTCCACACAAAactcaatcaacaacaaacaagtaaaaacatgtaACGAATCTAACTTTAACACACATGTGAACAAACTATAACATGTATGAACACccaaattgacataatgtcgagtaacccatcaccgttacctttttgcacttaaatccacaaaagactcgtctacctttcaagaatccacttccgggtcaactaaaacttctcctaaacataagaaaacacaaaataagactaagaatcaAAATTAGAAAAATGGTACCATGTATAAAACGGCTCAACAGTCCTATATAAGGAGGAAAGTCGGtgtctttcttacctagaaagatagagggcgatgagaggaagagatagacgcgaaaatcacttgattcggataagaattgagcaagttatggtgttttgaagatttgtaagaggagagtatgaaaatggtgtttgtgtttgtggtggtgttgctgaaattgtgaggaaggaggaggggttagggtttccctcattattttgatgaggaggaaggagtagtaggtgagtccattggtcatactaggcctaataagcaaaattgagtcgatatacacatgaatttacgtctcaagcccactacaactcaagacggagaatattattattattatcattattatccgaccaaaatatttattttgtataacttaagctttaaaaatataatatttataaaaatcatgtttaataatgaaattaattaaattaaataatttaaaatataaataagaccatagaatggttaattaaattgtaaatgtcaaaatggaaaattcgcgggtgttacatgctAAGCAGGTGAATAAATTTCTAACCCTCCTTTTGGTACAAAAATGCCACGCAAAATATGAAGatcaagaaaattgaatactgaGTACTGCATAATCCATACTGCATAAATCCATTGACGACCTCACTCTTCTACAACACACATGTCACCAACAACACCATATACAACTTCTGCAATTTAAAATTTACGAAACCAAGTAACCAAGCCAAACAAATTTACAAATTCTTCTTCTCCTGCCTTACTCTTCCTCTTCTTTTTTCTCCATTATTCTCTCCCTCATTTTGGGGATTTTGATTTTGACCCTTTTCAACTGGGTTTGTAGGTTGGTGTGGGTTGGTCAGATATTTCTGGAATTTGATTATCTAGGTTTTTGTGATCTGAGTTttgattttctagggttttgggGTCtgaattttgggaattgggggaaattgattaattgaATACATGGTTGAGGTTGAGGGAGGTGGGTTTTGGTCGTTAGGGTTTCGGGGTGCTGATGTTTGTTGATAAATTAGcttccatggaagcctttttttACGGTTTATTATATGGGAGATGATGTCTGTGGATGCTCCCATGGAGTATTTAAGCTATAAGTACTTGGGAGATGATTGGAGAAACAATGCATTAATAGACTGGAAAAAAGGAAATTGAATTCATAATATTCTTCTTTGTTATCTCTGTTTCTTAGTAAAAATGAAGAATGGAGAAGATTGGAAAAAGATGAATGGAGAAGAAATAAAGAAGGGGTAAAGGAAAAAGATGAAGATTAATAAATGGGAAAAAATTGGGGCACTGACAGGATTACCTGCTATAATAAGTTAACAAAATACCTATTCTATTCAAAGTTGAGAGGGGTACTAGTTGGTTATATTGGTGGTTAAAATAGAGCTCGGAGTATTTTGAGCAGCACACGCATAGTTTAGAGTATTCCTATCAattaatccaaaaaaaaaatgtctCTTGATCTGCTTAAGGCGTAAGCAAAATCGTAAAATTTAAGCATAGAACATAAGCATAATGTAGACGAGTAAACCGTAATCTTCATGCATAAGCCATTTTCCAAGTTCTTCCCATTCGCAAAATCCTCGTACAAATTTTCCAAAATTGAAGAGTCTTATGATGAGAAAGCAAATATTAGGGCAAAGTGTATGAAGAAGAAGAATTCTTATTATTCTCAATGAATAAGACGTAATACAACTTTATCATATATAGTTACAAGGTATGACTAAATCTTTGACCTACCATAATATTTGCCTATATACAAGGTAACTAAATAATCACAATAACTAAAATATACAATGAGATAATATGGCTAAATATCATGATATTTGTTACCATATTTTatcactccccctcaagttggagcacttgGTAAACCGAGTCCCAACTTGAATTGTAAATGATCAAACGATTCTCCACCAAGCGCCTTTGTAAATAAGTCTGCAATTTGTTCCTTGCTCCTAACATGAAAGGTATTGATCGTATTCGTGACCAAATGTTGCCTCACAAAATGACAGTCTATTTCTATATGCTTAGTTCGGTCATGAAAAACGGGATTTTTCGCTATGTGAAGGACTGCCTGATTATCGCAAAATAAACTCATAGGCCGTGTATGGAACACGCCTAAAGAAGCAAGAAAGGACTTTAACCATATAAGCTCACTCGTCACAGCTCCCATTGCTCTATACTCTGCTTCTGCAGTCGACTTCGCCACAGTCACTTGTTTCTTTGCCCTCCACGAAATCGGGGAATCACCTATCGACACATAATATCCACTTAATGATCTTCTTGTGATCGGGCAACTCGCATAGTCCGAATCACAATATCCTCTTAGCCAGTAATCCGAGTTCCTCTTAAATGTTATTCCTTTGCTTGGATTCCGCTTAATGTAACAAACCACCCTCAGAGCCGCGTCCCAATGCTCCTTCCTCGGCTCATTCACGAACTGTGACAATACATGTACCGCATATACCAGGTCCGGCCTTGTTATTGTCAAGTATACTAATCGTCCAACTAGACGACGATATTTCATCACATCCTTCAAAACTTATCCCTTAGCAAGGGCCAAATTGTGCCTCGGCTGGATGGGTGTATACACGGTTTTCGCTTCCTTCATACCACTTTCTTCAATAATATTCATAGCATACTTTCTTTGATTAAGAAATAACCCATTCGATCCATGAGCTACTTCAATTCCGAGAAAATATCTAAGTCTTCCCAAATCTTTAATCCCAAATTTCTTGTTCAAGAATGATTTGAAATTTGCACATGCCACACTGTTATTGCTCACAACCACCATGTCATCCACGTATACTAGTACGCCAATAAAAACTCCATTTCGATTGAGAGTAAACAGTGAATAGTCCGCTAAAGACTGCACAAAACCGTAGTCCTTCATTGATACGGTCAATTTTGCGAACCAATTTCGAGATGCCTGTTTTA contains the following coding sequences:
- the LOC141651387 gene encoding secreted RxLR effector protein 161-like, with protein sequence MKYRRLVGRLVYLTITRPDLVYAVHVLSQFVNEPRKEHWDAALRVVCYIKRNPSKGITFKRNSDYWLRGYCDSDYASCPITRRSLSGYYVSIGDSPISWRAKKQVTVAKSTAEAEYRAMGAVTSELIWLKSFLASLGVFHTRPMSLFCDNQAVLHIAKNPVFHDRTKHIEIDCHFVRQHLVTNTINTFHVRSKEQIADLFTKALGGESFDHLQFKLGLGLPSAPT